In Clostridia bacterium, the genomic stretch TCTACCGCACCGAGAGCGACGTAACGAAAGAAATAGATACTATTCAGCCGGGAAGCTGGGTCAAACTTGTCGCCCCCACCGAGGAAGAAATGCAGTTCGTCTCGGAAAAGCTGGGTATCGAGCTCGACTTTTTAAAGGCCGCGACAGACGAAGAGGAGCGCGCCCGTCTTGAGATAGAAGAAGAGGCGACGCTCATACTCGTAGATACTCCCGTAGTGGCGGAGGAGCAGGGGCTTGAGCTTCATAACGCCATACCGCTTGGCATAATATACACTCCGAGCAACATAGTTACGGTATGTCTTCGCGACGTGGAGATATTGAGCCAATTCCACACGACGCGCGTTTTAAGGTATTCAACGAAAAAGAAGAACCGCTTTGTGCTTCAGATACTTTATAAGAACGCGGCAAAGTTTTTGTTCTATCTTAAACAGATAGACAAGTCGTCTACGCGCGTGGAAAGAGAGCTTCACAAGTCGATGAAGAACGAGGAGCTTATACAGATGCTGAAGCTCGAAAAGTCGCTCGTTTACTTCTCCACTTCGATAAAGTCCAACGAGGTGGTCATGGAGAAGCTTCTGCGTATGGCGTTCATAAAGGAATATCCCGACGACCTCGATCTTTTGGAGGACGTTATCATAGAGAATAAGCAGGCTATGGAGATGTGCGCCATCTATCGCGACATTTTAAGCGGCACCATGGACGCCTTTGCGTCGGTCATCTCGAACAACTTAAACATCGTCATGAAGGTGCTCACCTCGCTTACGATAATTATTTCGGTGCCTACGCTTATCGCAAGCCTGTGGGGCATGAAC encodes the following:
- a CDS encoding magnesium transporter CorA family protein is translated as MISIYRTESDVTKEIDTIQPGSWVKLVAPTEEEMQFVSEKLGIELDFLKAATDEEERARLEIEEEATLILVDTPVVAEEQGLELHNAIPLGIIYTPSNIVTVCLRDVEILSQFHTTRVLRYSTKKKNRFVLQILYKNAAKFLFYLKQIDKSSTRVERELHKSMKNEELIQMLKLEKSLVYFSTSIKSNEVVMEKLLRMAFIKEYPDDLDLLEDVIIENKQAMEMCAIYRDILSGTMDAFASVISNNLNIVMKVLTSLTIIISVPTLIASLWGMNVHVPFAQSPGGFWIVLAISLACSLVAVVLLNIKKLL